The following DNA comes from Cherax quadricarinatus isolate ZL_2023a chromosome 55, ASM3850222v1, whole genome shotgun sequence.
AGTCATTGAGGTAGCTAGTCACTTGGACACCTCCAATAAGAGAGTCATTGAGGTAGCTAGTCACTAGGACACCCCCAATAAGAGAGTCATTGAGGTAGCTAGTCACTTGGACACCTCCAATAAGAGAGTCATTGAGGTAGCTAGTCACTAGGACACCTCCAATAAGAGAGTCATTGAGGTAGCTAGTCACTTGGACACCTCCAATAAGAGAGTCACTGAGGTAGCTAGTCACTTAGACACCTCCAATAAGAGAGTCACTGAGGTAGCTAGTCACTTGGACACCTCCAATAAGAGAGTCATTGAGGTAGCTAGTCACTAGGACACCTCCAATAAGAGAGTCATTGAGGTAGCTAGTCACTTGGACACCTCCAATAAGAGAGTCATTGAGGTAGCTAGTCACTAGGACACCTTCAGTAAGAGAGTCATTGAGGTAGCTAGTCACTAGGACACCTCCAATAAGAGAGTCATTGAGGTAGCTAGTCACTAGGACACCCCCAATAAGAGAGTCGTTGAGGTAGCTAGTCACTTGGACACCTCCAATAAGAGAGTCATTGAGGTAGCTAGTCGCTAGGACACCTCCAATAAGAGAGTCATTGAGGTAGCTAGTCACTTGGACACCTCCAATAAGAGAGTCATTGAGGTAGCTAGTCACTTGGACACTTCCAATAAGAGAGTCATTGAGGTAGCTAGTCACTAGGACACCTCCAATAAGAGAGTCATTGAGGTAGCTAGTCACTTGGACACCTCCAATAAGAGAGTCATTGAGGTAGCTAGTCACTAGGACACCTCCAATAAGAGAGTCATTGAGGTAGCTAGTCACTTGGACACCTCCAATAAGAGAGTCATTGAGGTAGCTAGTCACTAGGACACCTCCAATAAGAGAGTCATTGAGGTAGCTAGTCACTAAGACACCTCCAATAAGAGAGTCGTTGAGGTAGCTAATCTCTTGGACACCTCCAATACGAGAGTCACTGAGGTAGCTAGTTACTTGGACACCTCCAGTACGAGTCACTGAGGTAGCTAATCTCTTGGACACCTTCAATACGAGAGTCACTGAGGTAGCTAGTCACTTGGACACCTCCAGTACGAGAGTCACTGAGGTAGCTAATCTCTTGGACACCTCCAATACGAGAGTCACTGAGGTAGCTAGTAATTTGGACACCTCCAATAAGAGAGTCACTGAGGTAGCTAGTCACTTGGACACCTCCAATAAGAGAGTCATTGAGGTAGCTAGTCACTTGGACACCTTTAATAAGAGAGTCATTGAGGTAGCTAGTCACTTGGACACCTCCAGTACGAGAGTCACTGAGGTAGCTAATCTCTTGGACACCTCCAATAAGAGAGTCATTGAGGTAGCTAGTCACTAGGACACCTCCAATACGAGAGTCACTGAGGTAGCTAGTCATTTGGACACCTCCAATAAGAGAGTCATTGAGGTAGCTAGTCACTAGGACACCTCCAATACGAGAGTCACTGAGGTAGCTAGTCATTTGGACACCTCCAATACGAAGGTCACTGAGGTAGCTAGTCACTTGGACACCTTCAATACGAGAGTCACTGAGGTAGCTAGTCACTTGGACACCTCCAATACGAGAGTCACTGAGGTAGCTAGTCACTTGGACACCTCCAGTACGAGAGTCACTGAGGTAGCTAATCACTTGGACACCTCCAATACGAGGGTCACTGAGGTAGCTAGTCACTTGGATACCTCCAATACGAGAGTCACTGAGGTAGCTAGTCACTTGGACACCTCCAATACGAGGGTCACTGAGGTAGCTAGTCACTTGGATACCTCCAATACGAGGGTCACTGAGGTAGCTAGTCACTTGGACACCTCCAATACGAGAGTCACTGAGGTAGCTAGTTACTTGGACACCTCCAATACGAGGGTCACTGAGGTAGCTAGTCACTTGGACACCTCCAATACGAGGGTCACTGAGGTAGCCAGTTACTTGGACACCTCCAATACGAGGGTCACTGAGGTAGCTAGTTACTTGGACACCTCCAATACGAGAGTCACTGAGGTAGCTAGTTACTTGGACACCTCCAATACGAGGGGTCACTGAGGTAGCTAGTCACTTGGATACCTCCAATACGAGAGTCACTGAGGTAGCTAGTCACTTGGACACCTCCAATACGAGGGTCACTGAGGTAGCTAGTCACTTGGACACCTCCAATACGAGGGTCACTGAGGTAGCTAGTCACTTGGATACCTCCAATACGAGGGTCACTGAGGTAGCTAGTCACTTGGACACCTCCAATACGAGAGTCACTGAGGTAGCTAGTCACTTGGACACCTCCAATACGAGGGTCACTGAGGTAGCTAGTCACTTGGATACCTCCAATACGAGAGTCACTGAGGTAGCTAGTCACTTGGACACCTCCAATACGAGGGTCACTGAGGTAGCTAGTCACTTGGATACCTCCAATACGAGAGTCACTGAGGTAGCTAGTCACTTGGACACCTCCAATACGAGGGTCACTGAGGGAGCTAGTTACTTGGACACCTCCAATACGAGGGTCACTGAGGTAGCTAGTCACTTGGACACCTCCAATACGAGAGTCACTGAGGTAGCTAGTCACTTCCACACTTCCAATACGAGAGTCACTGAGGTAGCTAGTCACTTGGACACCTCCAATACGAGGGTCACTGAGGTAGCTAGTCACTTGGACACCTCCAATACGAGGGTCACTGAGGTAGCTAGTCACTTCCACACTTCCAATACGAGAGTCACTGAGGTAGCTAGTCACTTGGACACCTCCAATACGAGGGTCACTGAGGTAGCTAGTCACTTGGACACCTCCAATACGAGGGTCACTGAGGTAGCTAGTCACTTCCACACTTCCAATACGAGAGTCACTGAGGTAGCTAGTCACTTAGACACCTCCAATACGAGAGTCACTGAGGTAGCTAGTCACTTGGACACCTCCAATAAGAAAGTCACTGAGGTAGCTAGTCACTTTGACACCTGCAATAAGAGAGTCACTGAGGTAGCTAGTCACTTGGACACCTCCAATACGAGAGTCACTGAGGTAGCTAGTCACTTAGTCACCCGAAATCGAAAAATAGTTTAAACCTTTAAATGGGAAAGAATATTAtacgcattcacacacacacaagtgggatgtctgaatgtgcgtggatgttgtgagaatgataagaaagagatggttgtggatgttatgaatgagaagaagctggatgttctggctttaagtgaaacaaagctgaagggtgtggttgagtttcagtggagaggacaATCTATAAAATAAATTTGatagagatatgggaggaaatgtaaaGTAAGACCAATGAGGAACAGGAGGGCAATggacacaataagggaacactgtagcaacattcgtggccccagattatgcaacgtcttaccagaagatatcaaaaacacagctggaacaagtgtagaagccttcaagaggaaactggacaagtatcttcaccaagtgccagatcaacgaggctgtgatggatatgtggggcagcgggcctccagcagcaatagcctggttgatcaggcaaacaccagacgagcctggccaatGGCCGGGCTcgtctctcgaaactcatcaaaggtatggtATTGATTCCAGTTTTTTGTATCCAACGGTTTGAATTTTACTCACAGAGAAGTTAATTTATTACAGTACTATCTCTCTTTTGTATTTTAATAATGAAACACTTATTAAGTTTTGTCGGTTACTACTTCTCAACTTAAGAACTTATGGACTAATTATTGACGGTATACTATTATGTTCCTTTACAGCTTGTTCAGATTGATGAAAAAGTGAATCAGTTCGAGGAAGTGTTCGTGCTGAACGTTGGTAAGCTGCAGCTACACCCTGGGGTGTGTAGCTCTGTATACCTGTACCATGTTACGAGTGTCTGGTACACAGAAGTCACAGCTGGCAGAGACAGGGACGCACCATGCCCTCGTAAGAAGCTTCACTTGGACAATGTCACCATTAACTACGTGCCTCCTGATCTCCACACCTTCGTCATGCAAAACTCCTGTATCACCCACACCTTCCTCTCACAGCCGCATATCAACAAGATCAGGATAACCACTTCCTCGGTGAATGAGCTCCGTCTGGACTTTCCTTTGAGGAGAGATGGCGACATCCATATTTTCAAAGTCAACATCTCCTCCCTCACCAGCTTGCAACTGGTTGATCATGCAACACTGGTGATAGCAGACTCTGTGATAGAAACAATGCCAACATACCTCAGTCTGCATGACAGTGCCACTGTGGAGATCATTCGCACTGTCATCCTCCAGAAAGAGGCTCTCATCATTCAGAATCACCGGAACACCAGTATTACCATtgataatataaaaattatttaccAGGAAGAGGCAAAACGTAACAGTAGACAAACTGGTGTGACGGTCAGTGCAGCGAGTCATTGTATCACCGTCACAGTAACTGTGAAGTTTGTCATCTTTTTAAGTAACTTTTTTCTGCTATACAGTCTGAGCCATGAATAACTATGCCCCGTAAAATAATGGATTACTTAAATTATTACTAAATTATATTTATGTGGAAGCGCTAAATTCGTAGCCTCGTAGTTAATTACTACTATCATATTCACGGGGAACTGCTAAAACACTTATAAAATCATACAGTATCTAGGAAATTTTAGGTAATTAGATTTGATCTAATTTATTATTACAGTCATAACTAAACGCTAAACCCTCAAGGGTCATATAACAGTTAATTCCTTGGTTCAAGAATCCTTCAGCAGCAACCAGGAACCACCTTGAAGGACAACATGAAGTGAaaatacaacactgacaacaaccaACTAATATTCCTTTACTACTTTCTGTAACGTTAATACTTTATTAATGTAATataaaaaagtgctaaacctgtatgggttatAGAGTGTTGCCAATGTTTCATGTATAACTTGAAACTGGAGGGAGACAAAAATACGTGGTAAATCCTGCGACTTGCGAAGGAATGACTTTCCTCATGTCCAATTTGCTCAGATCTGTGCAAcataattgtcctcaaagatctgttaagttataccatgaattaaggaaagatcctggacttcaccttacgaaacagataaagcaaatgcgatagtaattatggacaaggtagattatagtggaaaaatgaacatgttaagaGTGATCGTTGGTGATGGCTGCTAATAAGCTGTGAATGCTGACGGATGTCGTAGTGTGAATTAAACACTCTTGTGTCATGATAGACAATAGATATTGTGGATCACAAGACAAACGACTACGCTGCGCTGGTCGTCCACCGTCAGCTGCCAGTCAAAGCTCCAGCTCtgggtcatcatacgactaagacctGCATCAGAAAATACTTGTCCTGTGTAGAAATTTACCGAGTCCAAGAAATTCCACCGGTCGGGTTTATTTGTAAACAAAATCAAAAGTACCAGAAGTTACATGTACTAAACGTTAGATTTACACTTTAGGGTTGGTTTAAATAGTTAGCAATTAATGTTAGAATTAATAATGTAGTTTTAGACCTTAATATAGAGTTAATATCAGGTTGTGTTGAGTATCCTTACTCAACACAACAGGATGCtatccttcctatggtgtataaatatacctagttggacgacttattgtagtcagctggcccagtggctaacgcgtcggtctggagttttacgactcaccgtgagttcaatccccacccgtaccgtggtttcatTACTGTTTTTTGCCCCTAGTTACGTGACCACTAAATACTGAGGGGAAACACAGGGATAGTTAGCTTACGGTTAATAAGCTGGACCACGACCTTCAGTCAGGTGATTTGTGGTTAAAGGCCACTTGTGAGACTGAGACGCTTGGAATCTTCCAGTATCTATGTCAACAGTACTTACCAGAGGGCGCAGCCTACAAGGAGCCGGATTACACATTTTTACATACTGTTTCCTAGTAAATTTTACCTAACCTAAGAATTGCATAACAGCGTCGGTCGTTATTATAGTTAACATTTCGCTCATTAGACGCTTTATCTAGTTATCATATAATGAAACTCTTTAGTGAAACATTGTTATAATGACGGGTTATTGAAGTTTCATGTGTATCAACCACTAGTCAAGAATAATTCACTCCTTAaagtagggattaaagtaaataaccaatgtttatacactgagaaacatgcacATCATGATATATACATCCTTGACTGTTTACAATCGAGGTCAGGTAAGAATTgacagaaaacaggacaagtgtttactCATGATAACCcttcagctggagcttttggtcatttgactgaggccttccgctagctcacccctttaaaaataaggTTACAACTATAATCATAGTTTATATGGTTATAAAGATGGATGGTGTTTGTTATTTGCATCTTCTCCAGTACCTCGCATCATCCTTCTACCAATGTAGTGACACTTTTATATTTGCCCAAGATGACGCGCAGACAAAATTTAATATTACAATAGAATATCTGTTGTAATTCAGAGTCGTAATTCTCCATAAGTAAAGTAAATTATCTTAATAATATTGATAacaaaatattttaataattat
Coding sequences within:
- the LOC128698897 gene encoding uncharacterized protein; translation: MFRLLSSSWCLLLQVLLFRIDFLNTIFVGKITRECLVFGSSIKCDFQHTSELVQIDEKVNQFEEVFVLNVGKLQLHPGVCSSVYLYHVTSVWYTEVTAGRDRDAPCPRKKLHLDNVTINYVPPDLHTFVMQNSCITHTFLSQPHINKIRITTSSVNELRLDFPLRRDGDIHIFKVNISSLTSLQLVDHATLVIADSVIETMPTYLSLHDSATVEIIRTVILQKEALIIQNHRNTSITIDNIKIIYQEEAKRNSRQTGVTVSAASHCITVTVTVKFVIFLSNFFLLYSLSHE